A section of the Nitrospirota bacterium genome encodes:
- a CDS encoding type II/IV secretion system protein, giving the protein MQLGQLLKEKNLITEDRVRMALAHQKVTRDLLGDLLVKLGFVSANEIAEALAEQAGIPFINLSEYTIPSDVIKLIPKDIAEKTGFIPLSITDNIIEIGITTPANILAIDTASKLTGKQPKVFMIDAESFHETLERSYFFLENPVEQRINKAVDDIKSAVTPPANVIAELAQNLIIEGIRRKSTDIHITPTTDTIDVFYRVDGVLQHGFCIPKIAYNGIVTKIKVQSTMDISEQRLPQDGSFSLTFLNKKHEMRVSTIPTIYGENIVIRILAGTGPLLRISNLGFDPENAERLRALFQKPYGIILITGPTGSGKTTTLYAALREVNLIERNVLTVEDPVEYKLSFVKQTAVNLKAGYDFALAGRNFMRQDPDVMLLGEIRDEETAKIAIRASITGHLVLSTLHTNDAITSIPRLLDFDIDKFLLSSSLLAVIAQRLVRKLCAHCKESYTVSQAELMSLDLIEPGDENKISTAYRAKECPRCNHMGYLGRIAIGEVVVVNDEIKDLIAEGASLHKLKDAALRNGMIPLKLNGIRKVKEGITSIEEIMRVVI; this is encoded by the coding sequence ATGCAATTAGGACAGCTTTTAAAAGAAAAAAATCTGATAACTGAAGATAGAGTGCGGATGGCGCTTGCCCATCAGAAGGTAACAAGAGACCTTCTGGGCGACCTGCTTGTAAAACTCGGTTTTGTCTCGGCAAATGAAATAGCCGAAGCCCTTGCAGAACAGGCAGGCATCCCGTTCATTAACCTCTCCGAATATACAATCCCCTCAGATGTCATCAAGCTCATACCAAAAGATATTGCGGAAAAAACAGGTTTTATTCCCTTAAGCATAACAGACAATATCATAGAAATAGGGATAACCACTCCCGCCAATATACTGGCCATAGACACAGCTTCAAAACTGACGGGAAAACAGCCGAAGGTCTTTATGATTGACGCAGAGTCTTTTCATGAGACGCTTGAGAGGTCTTACTTCTTTCTTGAAAACCCGGTTGAACAGCGCATTAATAAGGCAGTTGACGACATAAAATCCGCCGTGACGCCGCCTGCAAATGTGATAGCCGAGTTGGCGCAGAACCTGATAATAGAAGGCATACGGAGGAAGTCAACCGACATACACATCACGCCTACTACAGACACCATTGATGTTTTTTACAGGGTGGACGGTGTGCTCCAGCACGGCTTCTGCATCCCTAAAATCGCATACAACGGCATTGTGACAAAGATAAAGGTGCAGTCTACAATGGATATTTCAGAACAAAGGCTCCCGCAGGACGGGTCTTTTTCCCTGACCTTTCTGAACAAAAAACATGAGATGCGCGTATCAACAATCCCCACCATTTACGGTGAAAACATTGTTATCAGAATCCTTGCCGGCACCGGTCCTCTGCTCAGGATAAGCAATCTCGGCTTTGACCCTGAAAACGCAGAACGCCTGCGTGCATTGTTTCAGAAGCCTTACGGAATCATCCTGATTACAGGACCCACGGGCAGCGGTAAGACAACAACCCTTTATGCGGCATTAAGAGAAGTTAATCTCATTGAGAGAAATGTCCTTACCGTTGAGGACCCTGTAGAATACAAGCTTAGTTTTGTCAAACAGACAGCAGTCAATCTGAAGGCAGGTTACGATTTTGCGCTTGCCGGAAGAAATTTCATGAGGCAGGACCCTGATGTAATGCTGCTCGGTGAAATAAGAGATGAGGAAACCGCAAAAATTGCAATCAGAGCGTCTATTACAGGGCATCTTGTCTTAAGCACCCTGCATACAAATGACGCCATTACCTCCATACCAAGGCTTCTTGATTTTGACATTGATAAATTTTTGCTTTCCTCATCGCTTCTCGCCGTAATTGCACAGAGGCTTGTCAGAAAGCTCTGTGCGCATTGCAAAGAATCCTATACAGTGTCTCAGGCAGAACTGATGTCGCTGGATTTGATTGAACCTGGGGATGAAAACAAAATAAGCACTGCTTACAGGGCAAAAGAATGCCCGAGATGCAATCACATGGGCTACCTTGGCAGGATAGCCATCGGAGAAGTTGTAGTTGTCAATGATGAGATTAAAGACCTTATCGCCGAAGGCGCATCACTGCACAAACTCAAGGACGCCGCCTTAAGAAACGGAATGATACCGCTTAAGCTCAACGGCATAAGAAAGGTTAAAGAAGGAATAACCAGCATAGAAGAAATCATGAGGGTTGTGATTTAA
- a CDS encoding type II secretion system F family protein, producing MPFFTYKALNLEGEIVRGSIEDVDMDVAYSNVSQLGLHILSIRKSTRLTKLFINKVKAWGIRPKDIIGFANDLAVMLKAGLPLLTSLADIADAIENKRFKERIADIRRTVELGSSLSSSISHHQDIFPDIFIQLVAIGEETGQLEKSLSDIVMHLQRMEDLKAAIKRALLYPTFAIVTTTGALLFWLIYVLPKISSLFKSMSVRLPLITQLLIAASDYSIKYWYVLLAVPAALIVIYKLMTKSELTRYYIDSAKLRLPIVKLVVYNKILALLTEQLRILLSAGLTIDKSFDIMIKLMGNLVFKKALTEVKKDILLGSRIYESMKKHGELFPNIVTRLIHIGEEAGNLTEQLDYMSREFLKRLNDVSQKMEKLIEPIVIVLVGGLFLVIIAGLMLPIYDLVSTMGGK from the coding sequence ATGCCTTTTTTCACCTATAAGGCGCTGAATTTAGAAGGTGAAATAGTCAGAGGCTCCATAGAAGACGTTGACATGGACGTTGCTTACAGCAATGTATCTCAATTAGGACTCCACATTTTATCAATACGCAAATCCACCAGGCTCACCAAGCTCTTTATAAATAAGGTTAAAGCATGGGGCATAAGACCCAAAGATATCATCGGGTTTGCAAACGACCTTGCAGTCATGCTGAAAGCGGGACTGCCCCTGCTTACCTCGCTTGCCGATATTGCAGATGCCATAGAAAACAAACGGTTTAAGGAAAGAATTGCAGACATCAGGAGGACGGTTGAATTAGGCTCAAGCCTTTCCTCCTCCATATCTCACCATCAAGACATTTTCCCTGATATTTTTATACAGCTTGTTGCAATCGGCGAGGAAACAGGCCAATTGGAAAAAAGTCTCTCAGACATTGTAATGCACCTGCAGAGGATGGAAGACTTAAAAGCCGCAATAAAAAGAGCCCTGCTTTATCCGACATTCGCCATCGTCACCACAACCGGAGCGCTGCTTTTCTGGCTTATTTACGTACTCCCCAAGATATCCTCTCTTTTTAAATCCATGTCAGTCCGCCTTCCCCTTATAACACAACTCCTCATAGCCGCAAGCGATTACAGCATCAAATACTGGTATGTTCTTTTAGCTGTGCCTGCAGCCCTTATCGTCATTTACAAGCTCATGACAAAAAGCGAGCTTACCAGATATTATATTGATTCTGCCAAATTAAGGCTCCCCATTGTTAAACTTGTCGTATATAACAAAATACTTGCACTGCTCACCGAGCAGTTACGGATACTGCTGTCGGCAGGCCTTACGATTGACAAATCTTTTGATATAATGATAAAACTTATGGGTAATCTCGTGTTCAAGAAAGCCCTGACAGAAGTAAAAAAAGATATTTTGCTTGGAAGCAGGATTTACGAGTCAATGAAAAAACACGGCGAGTTATTTCCCAACATTGTAACCAGGCTTATACATATCGGGGAAGAGGCGGGCAACCTGACAGAACAGCTTGATTACATGAGCAGGGAATTTCTTAAAAGGCTTAACGACGTCTCGCAAAAAATGGAGAAACTGATAGAGCCTATAGTTATTGTTCTGGTAGGCGGGCTCTTTCTGGTAATAATAGCAGGACTGATGCTGCCCATATACGACCTTGTCTCAACAATGGGCGGCAAATAA
- a CDS encoding AAA family ATPase, with the protein MDFLDFFGLKEDPFKLTPDPAYFYPSSTHNEGLLLLDYSIEQKEGFTTIIGDPGSGKTTLLNVFLEKWKPKAEIAMILTPRLLPEEFLVSVLEDLNIQPAQKNKNEIIKAFRDFMIAKSSEDKRVIIIIDEAQNLPADTLEELRLLSNLETDKDKLLQIVLLGQPELEAKLTASKLRQLNQRILTRIHLRPLSDEETSDYINHRLIKAGKRNLKINKKAGKLIPKYSKGIPRLINMLMSRTLMAAFLEESTILHPRHIRHAVKSLQHDDLSIKKYVGLVPALTGLLLVILAGFFSFRYLPNFIAGYPVTITVNNEQPPKAVTQTAVIPPQQGTENSVQDTGAKTDESAPANTNNAGSSEAKEPAGKAKALVGQYVTIRATAANLRDAPSFTSNTVRWALKGEKFEILDKSEDNKWYQILRRGEKLWIARAVVRVE; encoded by the coding sequence ATGGACTTTTTAGATTTTTTCGGGCTTAAGGAAGACCCTTTCAAATTAACGCCGGACCCAGCCTATTTCTATCCGTCATCCACCCATAATGAAGGACTCCTCCTGCTTGATTATTCCATAGAGCAGAAAGAGGGATTTACGACAATTATAGGAGACCCCGGAAGCGGAAAAACAACTCTCCTTAACGTATTCCTGGAGAAATGGAAGCCCAAGGCTGAGATTGCAATGATTCTCACGCCGCGCCTGCTTCCCGAAGAATTTCTGGTCTCGGTCCTTGAAGACCTTAACATACAGCCTGCACAGAAAAACAAGAATGAAATCATAAAAGCATTCAGGGACTTTATGATAGCGAAGTCTTCCGAAGACAAGCGGGTTATTATAATTATTGACGAAGCGCAAAATCTCCCTGCGGACACCCTTGAGGAATTAAGGCTGCTTTCAAACCTTGAAACCGACAAAGATAAGCTCCTCCAGATAGTTTTATTAGGACAGCCTGAACTTGAAGCAAAGCTGACGGCGTCCAAATTAAGACAGCTTAATCAAAGAATACTCACAAGGATACATCTGCGCCCCCTCTCCGATGAAGAGACTTCAGACTACATAAACCACAGGCTTATCAAGGCAGGCAAGAGAAACCTCAAGATTAATAAAAAAGCAGGAAAATTAATACCGAAATACTCAAAGGGTATTCCGCGACTCATAAATATGCTGATGTCAAGGACTTTAATGGCTGCATTTCTTGAAGAAAGCACCATTCTCCATCCCCGTCATATCCGCCATGCAGTAAAAAGCCTTCAGCATGACGACCTCAGTATTAAAAAATACGTCGGGCTTGTGCCTGCGCTTACCGGGCTACTGCTGGTTATTTTAGCCGGCTTTTTCAGCTTCAGGTACCTGCCGAATTTTATTGCCGGATATCCGGTGACAATAACGGTAAATAATGAACAACCTCCAAAAGCTGTCACACAGACGGCAGTCATTCCCCCACAGCAGGGAACAGAAAACAGCGTACAGGATACAGGCGCAAAAACAGATGAAAGCGCACCTGCAAACACGAACAATGCCGGCTCATCAGAGGCAAAGGAACCGGCAGGCAAAGCAAAAGCCCTTGTCGGACAGTATGTAACCATCAGGGCTACTGCGGCTAATCTGAGGGATGCCCCTTCCTTTACATCCAACACAGTCAGGTGGGCGTTAAAAGGGGAAAAATTTGAGATACTTGACAAGTCTGAAGACAACAAATGGTATCAGATTCTCCGCAGAGGGGAAAAACTCTGGATAGCCCGGGCCGTGGTTAGAGTTGAATAA